The genome window TAAGATAATGGCTAAGAACCTATTAAGTTACTTAATCGCCTCATGGATTGAGCTTATGAATAACAATAATTGGAACGACAATAAAAAGAGGGAATTGTTAGTAAATTTAGCTAAGGAAAGTAGTAACGTTAACCTAGATAGTGTAATACAATACTACGAGGAAATTAGACACGGTATTAGTAAATATTACAAAAACTGTTACGTATATAAGATAAAGAGCGCTTATAGAGCTACATTTGGCAGGGGAGACATATTCGGAACTATACCTTACGAAATAGGCTTATCCTTTAACTGGATCTTCAACGTACCAGTAATATATGGGTCTCAGATAAAGGGAGCTGTTAGGGCTATTTATAGAAAGAAATATAAGGATGATAAAATATTCGATGATAAAATAGGTTTCACAGACGCAATGCCTATAAGTAAACAAAATTACATAATATATCCCGAAGTAATGACCCCACATTATAATAATGTAAAGGACGAGACTGATGTAACACCAATACCAGTACTTTACCCTGTAGTAGCACCTAATGTAACCTTTGAGTTCATTTACTATTCAAACTTATTAGATGAGAAAAAGGAAAAAGACGTAAGAGAAGCAATAAAGGACGCCTTAATATTGGGCATTGGAGCTAAGACTTCTTCTGGTTATTCGTATTTTATATTGGAGGGTGAGCCTTCGACATGTTAATGAACTTTAAAGAAAAGGCAATTTCCCTACTTCACGATCCACCTCATAAGGCATATGTAGTAACTGGATCTTTAAAAGGACAGAGACTATGCGATAAGTTCTCTGGCTTAAAAGCTCATGAGACGGAGGCACTTTGTTTCGCATTTGAAGCTATTGAAGGTACTCCATTACATTTAGATGAAAATGAACTTAAAAGAACGTTTGAAAATGTTAGAGATGCTGACCATTACGCCTCTGCTGTGGATAGATTAGGTTTATCAAATTTAGAGCCGGAAGATAATAAAATTGTCTTGAAGAACATAATCGACCCTAGGCACTTTAGGGAGATATCGCGGAGGAGTATAGATCTGCAAGAGGTCATGGGAATAGCAAAAAAGCTCAATGAGTATCTTAAAATGACTAAAGACGAAAGGGAGGCATATCACGTACTCTACACAGCATATGAACTACTTTGGATAAAAAATGAATTACCCCTAACCCCAGCAGATACTAGAATTCCCACTCACACAGTATTCGATCATCTATATGCCACTGCTATGAGCTATAATATAATCTTCAAAGATTTTGACTTATATTACATCGATGTAGCTGGAATTCAGAATTTCATTTCAAAGTCTAGGAAATTGAGGGATTTATGGGCTTCAAGCTATCTAGTATCCTTATATTCGTGGCTTCTAATAAAGGACTTTGTGAGAGAATATGGTGGAGATATATTAATAATCCCAACGGCTAGATTTAATCCATTCTTCTATTACACAGTCCTAAATGAGGAAATTAAAAACGTAAA of Sulfolobus sp. E5-1-F contains these proteins:
- the cmr6 gene encoding type III-B CRISPR module RAMP protein Cmr6, whose translation is MAKNLLSYLIASWIELMNNNNWNDNKKRELLVNLAKESSNVNLDSVIQYYEEIRHGISKYYKNCYVYKIKSAYRATFGRGDIFGTIPYEIGLSFNWIFNVPVIYGSQIKGAVRAIYRKKYKDDKIFDDKIGFTDAMPISKQNYIIYPEVMTPHYNNVKDETDVTPIPVLYPVVAPNVTFEFIYYSNLLDEKKEKDVREAIKDALILGIGAKTSSGYSYFILEGEPSTC